From a single Solanum dulcamara chromosome 4, daSolDulc1.2, whole genome shotgun sequence genomic region:
- the LOC129885942 gene encoding zinc finger CCCH domain-containing protein 5, which translates to MTEPISVKEDDKQAPELQRRGEPISDSAAAEAGDQICNNRKEKRKLTKKEKRKQKRKELAVKVRQEEEAKLNDPEELRRVQLEEEKEKERLERERREFEERERHFLEALSRKKAQEEEEEEQRRVEDEEEKAKQSQVALENEPDGDDEWEYVEDGPPEIIWQGNEIIVKRNKVKVKKKDPDPVIVKEDPNRPTSNPLAPQSEVYADYKNSSSLSAQQLLENVAVQTPNFGTEQDKAHCPFHLKTGACRFGSRCSRVHFYPDKSCTLLMKNMYCGPGFALEQDEGLEYTDEEVECSFEEFYEDVHTEFLKFGEIINFKVCRNSSSHLRGNVYVHYNDIDSAVLAYRSINGRYFASKQITCEFVSVTKWKVAICGEFMKSKLKSCSRGTACNFIHCFRNPGGDYEWADLDKPPPRYWLTRMAALFGYAGESVYNRRLERKNSEWMLNSYKMLAADSDRHRSIMYDSRERRSRSRENRSSRIHYEDYDIHKRTHQERSGRSDKKRRKILVKKQFEEGTGEHEEETNQHGKNRYHISDSDWDLSDREKEGDRRRHSTRRRSRNHHNEKRGRQHRIGDIKKRVSGSDSGDDLPEKKRYGDAGSGNRERGSRHWKEDHSTDSSGEWVDEIRDRNLHHKKRRSRSRRHNSVSSSPDHWDKRSGSHDSNTTGDWTAAITDKRKPSSDKSVDSDTDYHYHHKEDIGERGRWEPDEGATGTDSKSSKKSVIDDSEDHNVESELNDDGGYSGSTTKGSGSLFNQTRRGNRDRMDSSKKSKRSNENDREHNEKDRSYAGHEQLKLSS; encoded by the exons ATGACGGAACCGATATCAGTTAAAGAAGACGACAAGCAAGCCCCGGAACTTCAACGACGCGGCGAACCAATTTCGGACTCAGCAGCAGCAGAGGCGGGGGATCAGATATGCAACAATCGCAAGGAGAAAAGGAAGTTGACGAAGAAGGAGAAGAGGAAGCAGAAAAGGAAGGAACTAGCGGTGAAGGTGCGCCAGGAAGAGGAGGCTAAGCTGAATGATCCCGAGGAGCTTCGCAGGGTTCAGCTGGAGGAGGAGAAAGAGAAGGAGAgattagagagagaaaggagagaGTTTGAGGAGAGAGAAAGGCACTTTCTCGAAGCACTGTCTCGAAAGAAAGCtcaagaggaggaagaagaagaacaaaggAGAGTGGAAGATGAGGAAGAAAAGGCGAAACAAAGCCAG GTTGCTCTTGAGAATGAGCCAGATGGAGATGACGAGTGGGAATATGTAGAAGATGGGCCTCCTGAAATTATATGGCAAGGAAATGAGATAATTGTGAAGAGGAATAAAGTGAAAGTGAAAAAGAAGGATCCAGATCCTGTGATTGTGAAAGAG GATCCCAATAGGCCAACATCCAATCCACTGGCTCCACAATCTGAAGTCTATGCTGACTACAAGAATTCTTCATCTCTTTCAGCACAACAGTTGTTGGAGAATGTCGCTGTTCAAACTCCGAATTTTGGAACTGAGCAA GATAAAGCTCATTGTCCTTTCCACCTAAAAACTGGGGCTTGTCGATTTGGTTCACGCTGCAGTAGGGTTCACTTTTATCCCGATAAATCCTGCACTTTGCTCATGAAGAACATGTACTGTGGACCTGGATTTGCTTTGGAGCAGGATGAGGGGCTTGAG TACACAGATGAGGAAGTTGAATGTAGTTTTGAGGAATTTTATGAGGATGTTCACACGgaatttttgaagtttggagAAATTATTAATTTCAAG GTGTGTAGAAACAGTTCATCTCATTTGCGAGGGAACGTTTATGTACACTACAACGATATAGATTCTGCAGTGCTTGCTTATCGTTCTATAAATGGACGTTACTTCGCTAGCAAACAG ATCACGTGCGAGTTTGTTAGCGTAACCAAATGGAAGGTTGCCATATGTGGGGAATTCATGAAATCAAAGCTTAAG TCATGCTCCCGCGGAACGGCATGCAACTTCATCCATTGTTTCCGCAATCCTGGTGGAGATTATGAATGGGCGGACTTGGACAAACCACCACCAAGATACTGGCTTACGAGGATGGCTGCTTTGTTTGGGTATGCTGGTGAATCTGTCTATAATAGACGGCTTGAACGGAAAAACTCAGAATGGATGTTGAATTCCTACAAGATGCTGGCAGCTGATTCTGACAG GCATCGCTCTATAATGTACGATTCAAGGGAGAGAAGGTCTCGCTCAAGGGAGAACAGAAGTTCAAGGATCCATTATGAGGATTATGATATTCATAAGAGGACACATCAAGAGAGAAGCGGCCGTTCTGATAAAAAAAGGCGCAAAATTCTTGTTAAGAAACAATTTGAAGAGGGGACAGGAGAACATGAAGAGGAAACAAATCAACATGGTAAAAATAGATACCACATTAGTGACTCTGATTGGGATTTATCTGACAGAGAGAAAGAGGGAGATAGGCGCCGCCATAGCACAAGGAGAAGATCAAGAAACCACCACAATGAAAAAAGGGGGCGTCAACATCGTATCGGTGACATCAAAAAACGAGTTAGCGGTTCCGACTCTGGTGATGATTTGCCAGAAAAGAAGAGATATGGAGATGCAGGATCTGGTAACAGGGAGAGGGGCTCAAGACATTGGAAGGAAGATCATAGTACAGATTCCAGCGGTGAGTGGGTGGATGAGATACGAGACAGAAATTTGCAtcacaagaaaagaagaagtaGGTCTAGGCGTCATAACAGTGTTTCATCATCACCTGATCACTGGGATAAGAGAAGCGGAAGCCATGATAGTAATACCACTGGAGATTGGACTGCTGCTATCACAGATAAAAGAAAGCCAAGTTCTGACAAGAGTGTCGATTCAGATACGGATTACCATTATCACCACAAAGAAGACATTGGGGAAAGAGGCCGCTGGGAACCTGATGAAGGTGCTACTGGAACAGACTCTAAAAGTAGTAAGAAGTCTGTAATTGATGATTCTGAAGATCACAATGTGGAATCTGAGTTGAATGATGATGGGGGCTATAGTGGTAGTACAACAAAGGGGAGTGGCAGCTTATTCAATCAAACAAGGAGGGGGAACAGGGATAGGATGGACTCTTCAAAGAAGTCGAAAAGATCTAACGAGAATGATAGGGAGCACAATGAAAAAGACAGGAGTTATGCTGGCCACGAGCAGCTTAAGTTAAGCTCGTAA